GTCAGATTTAGTTTTTGACTTTAGCAGTCCCAGTCCAGCTcagtttttctccttcttccgGATCCTAGATTAAGTTGGCTCAGGAGGCGATAGATGTGTGCACAGAGGCGCACCAGAGAGACCCCCGCAACACCAACGTGCTCCGAGACCGAGCGGAGGCTTACATCCTCAACCAGGACTACGAGAAAGGTATCAGGAGTCGCTCCTTCTCCgtaaaaataaactgcatgttCCTAATGTTTCCAGATACAGTTGGAGCAAATGTGAATTAGataaaaatttattttgaaaatttgaaaaaaatgtgttttaaaaccTGCTTTGCTTCAGCGGTGGAGGACTATCAGGAGGCGAGAGAGTTTGATAGCGACAACAACGATATCAGGGAAGGACTGGAACGAGCCCAGAAACTGCTCAAAATCTCTCGTAAGAGGGACTACTACAAGATCCTGGGTGTCGGCAGGTAACCAGCTGAACAAACCGTTTATTTCCCCCAGGACACATATCGAACTCCAACGTAGATCACTTCATAAGTATTACACTTAAATATAATACAGCAGATCATGACAAATGATCTCATGTACCTTCCTTTCCTCAGGAATGCAAACAAGCAGGAGATCATCAGGGCGTACAGGAAGCTAGCACAGCAGTGGCATCCCGACAATTTCCAGTCAGAGTCGGAGAAGAAAGAAGCCGAAAAGAAGTTTATTGACATCGCCTCAGCTAAAGAGGTCCTCACCAACCCAGGTCAGGATTTAAGATTGTTACTTTTGTGCCTGGTGGCTAATATGTTTGATTTTAGGAATTTGGCAGACATTTCTTCAGGGTGACCTTCAGCAAATGACTAGCTTCAGTTTTCAAGGGAACCTttctctagaaaaaaaaaactagatgGATATATAGAAGAATTTGGAAGGATGTCGTACTGCTAAAATTGTTATCATGATTTAGTTTTCTTTGCCTTACATTTGTCCTACCATGCTTACCATTGTGTTGCCAGAAATGAGGCAAAAGTTTGACGCCGGTGAGGATCCCCTGGATCCAGAAAACCagcaaggtggaggtggaggacaACAGGGCTGGCCTTTCCACTTTAACCCCTTTGAGTCCGGAGGTAGCTTCCACTTCAAGTTTCAGTACAACTGAAGACAAGAACACGAGGGGGGTGGGGACACTTTCGGGGGGCTCAGGGGAAGAGTCTGTGGTGGACCCAGAACTTGTGCTTGAGCTTGGACACAGTTTGGTGGGTTACTtgaacctttgttttttttttttttttaacgctATGCCTGGGCAGCAGAGCCTTCAGCTGTACAGTGAGACAGCCAAGATTTCTAACCACAAAAATACTAAGGACATACCTGTGGCTACTGTTGAATCGACTCGTCACTATAGTTGAAGAAAATGAAGTTTTTGTGTCAACATTTCGGCCCTTTAGGGATGGAAAGACAAGGGTTGAAACAGTCATTATGggcctttttctttttggaaagTCTGCTCTTGCTACTCCTTTTTCTTTGTGCCATTCTTTGAACCTTACTGagtgacttttttgttttttttaatgcagtagTTCCTGCTTGGTCATAGGCCCGCAGTATTCTGTAAAGGCATTTCATGTTCACTGATCTCAATCTTGACCATGTTCAAGTTAATAACACCAAGAGACATGTTAAGCTTTTACATTCATGGTGACACTTCAGCACTGTTACATGAAACTTGTAAAAGGTTTGAAATGGGTCTTGAATTAGTGTAGCCGCTCTGATTGCTTTTAATTTTGCCTTTTTGTACAGTGATTTCATTGgcaaaatgtgtaaaatctacattttgATGGGGATGGGTATATTTTCAGCAGGCTACATGACTGCATTTGAAGACTTGGGTAAAACTCACAGGAAAAAACTAAAAACGTTAATTATTTTACTACACAACAGTGCAGAAACCAGAGAACCGTGAGGTCTAGTATTTCTAATTTTATGTCTTTCCCATTTCAAATCACATATTTCAAAACTCGCACTTTTACACTTTGTTTGAAAAACCACTCCTGAAATGTTGAATGTTAAGACTGAGTTGGAGCGTACTCTGTatcaaacagaaacaatgtGTGGATCATGTTCTTCTAATGGATCAAGTAAACCATTAAGTTGCAGATAAAATCAAGTGCGAATTTTGTACATTGGCTTCAGTTTTTCTGCCAAGCATCTCACAGTAGTTTAACCACAAACTAAGATACAATAACAAGGTtccactcaaatctgtcagtAAGAATTGAACGAAACTATGGAATATCTTTGCAGATGTGCTACACTGTCTCATTTTGCATGACATGCTATACACAGAAACTATTTTCATGACATATTTCTACTATGGCATCTTGTTTAGGATGTGACATATTCTTCCATGACATTAAATGTAAAGCACATTCATGTCCGGGCAGCAGGGACAGCAACACGAAGCCTCAAATacagtgattttatttaaaagctcATCATagacatttacagtaaacagcATTTCCACACACTGTTTTCCCACACACACGCATTGTCCTTCAAACGTGGAGGGAAATGGTTAAATCCAGGAGTTTTGTATCTAGAGGCTGAGCAGCTGATGGGAGTCCTCCAGTCAAGATTCTTCCGTGGGCTCCGCCGCAGCCTCGCTCCTGGCACAGTGAGTCAGTCGTACCGACGCCAAGCATCGTCCCAACAGGCAGGGCTTTGTCAGTGGTTTGCTCCAAATCCTTGTGCGTCGTCCAAACTGTCTGCCTCCACCTCGATGGATACAACATGGTGACCAGGTATCATGGCCAGGCCCAGGACTCTGGGCTCACCCTGGGAGAACGTGtctgggaaagaaaaaaaaaaaaaaaaaaaaaagagacaatcCAGTTGACATGCCAAAATAAGAGCAGGGATTCCTACACAGGACAAACAAGGAAATGAGATGCACATGGTTCATTTCCAtatcctttgtttttcttcatcctTTCATGTCTTTGTCTCAAACCAACATGTCTAAAACGACAATTACATTGTATATGTTGGGAACTATACAACTTGTATTTTCAgtccttttctctgtgtatgAGCAGAACAGTATTTCATTTGTCTGTAGTACTTGTTCAGTCATGTACCTGCAGGTTGTGAGGATGTTTGGTGTCAAATCATTAACTTGCTGTGAGGCTGCAGGGTCTTTTCTCCCCTGATCTCACCTGTGGATTTGAGAAACTCCTGCGCTGAGCCGAGGATCACGTTGCAGTCCCGGTCTGTACAGAGGAAGAGCCCCACCAGGGTCCGCCCGTCCGTCATGCGGATCCTCATGTTCTTGTTCAGGAGCCCCTCTAGGTGCTGCCGAGCCTGGCAGGACGAGGACTCCTCAGGCTGGTCCTGGGTCTGGACAGAAATGTGACGGTATGTAACAGTAATTCAGCCATGAGCTCATCAATAACACAGAATACTGAAACAGTTTATTAGTGTTTTTCGATCCATTACATGCTGCTAAGACAAAGGGAGCGATGttaaaaggtttaaaaacacGACGTGAGACTGCAGCTGGACCCCGAAAATGACGAGCCGTGTTCAGACTGAGTCATttcctctgtgttgtttttcccaAACCGTGTGAATAGttatgtaaaatattaacatagAAAATACAATGAATGTGTAACCTACATGAGTCGAGGGACCGTTTTCCTCAATTATTGTTGCCATACTCGCTTCTTTCCCTACGTTTGCTTACGGAACTAATTTTTTGACGGACCAGAGAAACCGGAAACTCTGTATTTAAAGGGGCCGAAACCGTGACGTAACTTGAATtgacaaaaattaaataaaaatataaatatgaataaaagatacaaaacaataaatgaataaaaataggTAAAATAATACATGTAGCATCTTAAAATTGGATATCTTTCTAAAGTGACCTCCTCGACATAATCATTTTAGCGCAGTTTGTCACAAAGTGTTCCCCACATACACAAATGTAGCCAAAAAAATCTGAAACCTCTTATTTAAAAAAGTGTGGCGGTGTCACAGAGTCTACTCTAAAGCCAGGCTCTGTGACTGTTGTTATTCACGGGATAATTAAATGTCTCCCCGAGTAGCTTTAAAGATCATTAACATAGTTTAACATttatgataaaaatgaaatgtttacctGCCACTGGTGCATGATGCAAGGAAAAGCACAggcatgttttttttgctgctgtgttaAGAGTACAAGTGGAAAAAGGCTAAACAAGTTCCTGTGATTGGTTTAAGCTTGAAACTAAAGATGTGAACATGAATCATCTTCATGTGTTTCTTtcctcacactcacacccaTATGGTCCAGGGTGGATGAAAGGTGAAGGGTGATTCTGCTTCGGATGCAAGTCGACCCCTGGACATCAGAGGAGCTTCAGCTGCaggtgaatatatatatatatatatatatatatatatatatatatatatatatatatgactagTTCATTTAAGCTATTTAAAGAGCCCAGACAATAAATTATCCggtcatttaaaagaaaaaagcaaagacccaagtaaaataatttacataatATAATGTAGGAGAAATAAGCTTCTTCCTCACGAGCCCAAACTTAGTTACTTCACCCAGTGTTTCGACCTATATGTAATTTAAAAGGGTAAAATAGAATAATCTGAGTTCCTTCTGATTTGTatgtatttctaaaaatatgtgttttatcTTCTGGATTATTGAGTGTAGGTTGATGCATAAAAAATGgcaattttatccatttaacattaaatctacaacacaaaaaatgaagGGTTCTGAATACTAGATACTGACTAGTGTTTTCCATTTGTGTATATGAGGGCTTTGGCCTTTGAAGGTTTTCTGTAGAGATGAAGGCTGAGACCTTGTTAGAACAAGAATAAAATCCTCTAAAGCAAATTAAACACTGATGAAACTCCTGCAAGTCTCAAAGGGCAGACGACCCATTACTGGAACTTATTAACTGGCTCAGGCAAGACTaagcacaaaaagaaaatgtcatagTTTTGATTAAAACACTTTGTGGGGATATGTAGACCTTTTTTCTCCACCGCCCTGGCTGCATGAATGTTATTTCAGCATTATCAGCTCTCTGGGCTGCCTCTGTGCAGACAGCTTAGCTCTGAATGGAACACAGGAGCCggtgtctttctctgtgtgtcacaCTGCATAAAATCTGGGTTAGGTAGAGCACAGCACCCAGGGGAGGCGCTTTTCTTTCTCATCCTTGACATGTCTCCCTGCCAACGGGACACGGGGGATGTTGGAGGGGGGAGGAAGAGAGCTAGTCACAGCACAGTAGTGCAGTGTGTCAGGGCCTGTGGCATAAGACTGCCCCGgctagtttttcttttttttacggacacacagtgagacacatgcacagtcatGCTACAGAAGCCACACTCACACATAGACGCTGTGAGTGAGGGTACATAaacaacacacgcacacagatacacatactaacacacacaaacactgcagccGTCTTGCCAGCCACAATATCTGGCAACAGCCGAAACCTCAGTGTCCAAAGGCTTAGGGAGGGCTCCAGTCACACACTGGGATGCACTCTCCCtccacagatacacacacgTCTCTTCCCACCATCTCTCTCTTGGCAGATGTGGCCATTGGATCAGCCACTAACAAATTCCTCTCCTATCATTTGTGGGCGCAGGGAATCAGAGCTGGACCTGTtgcagcagagagaggagactgCGCAGCAGATAAAGCGTAATTGAAATGCTTGTTTACATGATATCCAGTTATTGGTGTGAAAACCACAGCTCACGAAGATAAACACATTGTACAGACAGAATTCAAGGaggatataaaacaaaaatgaggtTGGAGTGGGCTGAGCCGTCTGCCATACGTTCAGTCAAGACTCTCACTTTCTGTCCCTTTGTCTTATCAGATATGacaaaaatatctaaaaacaaaaatccaacaTGTTCGCTGGATAGTTTGTATGTGATCCAATGAAAAATGATATCATTTATTGGCAAAGAAATGTACAGCAATACAGATTAGGTTGTGCATTTGAATTGTCTAAATATGTTCATGCTGCATGTAGGCCTCAGTGAGACTTTGGTTGTATATGATTCTaaacatcttgtttttctttgggaatgaaaaatatgaataaatgtacAGAATTCAGCAGCCATATTTTCAAATGAGGCAAATATTACAGCTGACCCCTGTGACTGACTGTACAACAGGTCTTTTTCAAAGGAGACATACAGTCAGAGTTACTAATATCATTACTGATGACTCAAATGATCAAATGTCCCCGTGTCACAGCATGAAAAGTACCACAgtcctgaaactgaagcagctaaacTGAGTTCAGGCACCAGTTGCGTTattattcatgtgttttgtttcctacggtaatgtcaaaatgtttttatgagaaATAACTATTGagctttgtctgtgtgtgcagaccCCTGAGTGTTATCAGGAAATACATTtaaccaaagaaaaacaaatacatgtaaacAAAGTCCGATGTCTTGCTGTTTCCTGAAATCTCAACCACATCTCTGACTTTTGGTCTCCTttcattataatattataaactcaaaaatgcatttttttaaatccaacAGCCACAATTGAACTTTCACACCAAATTGAATTTAATAGATGAAAAGCAGCTGTCAAATTCCTGATCAGACCTATTTTCACTTCTAAATGAACATTTGCTGAAATGAGGGATAGACACCTGGaaattaatcaaatcaaatctatCTTATTTTAACTTCGGTCATTACGAGAAATAAGATTATTTCAGTGGTTACTGGATTATTAGACTGCtttctttgttctctctctctccccgtatatatatatatactttttttttttacagtgtatcTGTGCAATAACATTCATTGAATGCATTAAGACAAAGGTCCTAGAAATCCCCAGACCCCATATATTTTCAACATAAAGCTCCCCTACAAAcccaaatttttttttagtagtgCCACACTTTCTCCTGTATGACCTCTTTCCTTGTGAGGTTTGGATGTGAAAGGCAAATGAAAATTCCTTTTGTTAAAACACAAGTGCCCTGAGCAGCCACTGAGGGTTGGCTGGGGTCTAGGGATTCCCATGGCCTTACTGCCATCCAGCTGCCACAGCCTGCTGCTTCTGCGAGGCAgattttacagtatgtgtagaGAAAAgctcttgtgtttgtttcaaacCCCTGTAGTGGATGTGGGTTTTGCGCTGAGAGGTGTTTAAAATGGTGCTTTATAAAGGGGGGAGCGGATCTCGCATTTTCTGAATTGTTTTCATCCCCACCACAAGTAGTTAATTTTTAAGCAATACAATCTGATGTAAGTCTGGGCATGGCTGCGGCAGATTTTCCCAACCCCCCTCTCTCAATCCCTCCccagcattcacacacacacacacacacacacacacacacacacacactgctgctggtccaaaataatttttataccACGGTGGGGGCTCCGGAGAATATAAGGTGGCCATATTTGATAGATTTGTGTCGGGCTCTGCAATGCAGAAAGCGAGAGTTGTTCCGTGTGATCTTGCAAGTGACAGTGACACCAGGCAAGTCCGTCGGATTCGTGACTGATCCGGACTTGGAGacattagagagagagagatagggagagggagagggtggTGTTGGTGTTGGAGGTGGGGgggcagacagaaaagaaacaaacaagtaaCAATGTAACTTACATGCAGTCACACACCCCTTTTTCTTGTAACAATGTGTAGGTTTTTAGGGAGGGAGGGGGCGcgcagagggagaaagagagacggagagagatagagaaaggaggaggggggTGCGTTCTGAAATAATATAGTCAGCCATTTTTTATGTAAGgggatttttttcttattgggggggttgttaaaaaataaatataagaggGCGGCCATCTTTGTTGCTCTGCCTAGTGTAAAATATTCCAAAACGCCCCCCACTTTTCTGTGCCGATttgaatatgaaataaatatcaTATATTCGGGCAAGAACAGGCTTTTTTTGAATACAAGGACGGATCCAATGACAGGAATATAATGTCCTCTCCTCTCCGGTCCTGTGAGGAAGACGAGGGCATGGTGGTTAATTCCGAGGGAGGAGATTTTGATGAAGAAGACGACGACGGAGACCTAGACGAGAACGCAAGCGACATAAACTCGCCGGCGGCGCCTCGGGAAACTGCAACACCAGCCGCGCCAGGTACAGTAAGAAAAACTGGCGAACAAGTCGGGAGCGCGCACACCAAATAAAAACAGCCTTTTAGTAGCAGAACATTTTTTGGAGAACAGGGCTTGTAAGAAGTAGCCGAACCAGCAGCTTGTGCCCCATTCTGCAGGTCCACTTCGGTATATGGAGCTCGGCGAGGACTCGGGGGCGCGCACACAAAATGGAAACATACTTagtcctaatttttttttttttttttttttttttaaagcagacaCATGTTCCACTGTTTAAACCCGCTATATATTCTCTGGTTTATTGCTGTAGGTGTCACTCTTGGAGCTACAAGGCAGGCtgtagaaataaaaattaaaaaaaaaaaaaaaaaaaaaaaaaaacgagagcgcgctttgaaaaacaaaaactccagATTAGTttgtaacaacaacaacaacaacaacaacaaaaatgtaggAATACCCAGCCCGgcctgatgtgtttgtgttgctgtgttttctcattttcctcaactccacttcctcctcacctcctgCACATCCCAGCAAAAGTTGAAACTAACTTGACACAGCTGCGTTTTTTTCGTCTCCACCGTCAAAAAGTTGCAGCCTGATTTGTCCCTTGAATCCCTCGGACAGCTCCTACACATGCACGACTCGCTCTGCAGGGTAATAAGGTCGCCCTGAagggtataaaaaaaaaaaaaaaaagctcagggCAACAAAGGCTGGCAGAAACATGGAGTCCCCTGGCCCGAGGCTATATACATTTGACACCCAGCTAGAGACGAGGTGATGCTGTGCAGACATGAAAAGGAGACAGTGAAATGATGGCGTGACACAGAAACTTGCCCCTCTGGCCCAGtgtcgctgctgctgctcactgacAGGACCCAAAGGTGTGACTGCTCAGCTCTAACATGCCCAGTTATCTTTGTAAACCAATATTCTCCTGGCTGTTACGCAGCATTGATCCCGTTAGGGCGCTGATCGATTTGGATTTTGCGTTTGACATTCTGGAAGTTTCTGTGTGAACTTGCAGGGGGTTTGCAGTGGAAGTAAAAGGTGCAGGGAAGTGGTGACTGGTTAACCAAGAAATCACCAACAGCAGCCCCCAGATCCCACTTTACTCAATATAAGCACAACTTGTAGTGTTCGGGGCTTGGATGCAATGCAGCTGTGGAGTCGGTGCAGATGTCATGCGGAAGAAAACGTGATTAGTGTGATTTTCTTTATGGAAATTAGAGGAATCATCCAGGGCTTTGTCTTAGGACGTGATTAGCCCAACTCCGGACCGGCCGACATGCCGTGCCAGACGGATAAATTAGTGTCAGGCTCCCCGTCGAGGACCTTAACCCCGACACGACCTCTAGCAGCGGTCACAGCGGTGGTCCTGGTGTGGGAATAGCTAAACGAAAGGAGGCGTTTCGGTTCACCGCGCTGTCCCGCGGGCGGCCTCCCAATCACCGAGGCCTGCGTGCGTGCCGCTGCCGCCCGCGGCGTGTCCTCGCCGGCTGCATGCTTGCACGGATACGCGGAAAGAGGGGCTGGTGGATGGCGGggaggggtgaggaggaggTTGGGGGGGCTGTTGCTCCTGCTGCTGGGAGCGCGCACCAACAAAGGCAGGCAGACAATAAAAAAACCCCAAAGACAAAATGTAGACTATGGAGCAGGCTGGTTGCATGGCGCAGACCGCAGACCGGGTTTTCTTCATGCTTTAATGCTTTGCTGCATTTTGTCTGAAGCTGAGGTTGCAGCTACttcactgtctgtgtttctctatTGTTTCGCTCCAGGTTGCAGGTTAAACTGCTTTCCATGTAGTTGAGATGAGTAAGGggctttgtgttttcacatcacTTGCTCTTTGAAAGCAGATACAGTCATGCACTTTAGCTGCACTGTGTCTGGCATCAGCAGGAGTTTGTAAAGTTTGtaattctgctgtttctgttgcctTGAatcaaaagttgttttttttaaatttgttttgttattttcctgttAAATGTCAGGACGTTTGTGAAAAACACCAAACAGTTTGTTCACAAAGTGCTGGACACACTTAAATCGATTATATCTATACTGTGGAAGAAGCC
The window above is part of the Mastacembelus armatus chromosome 18, fMasArm1.2, whole genome shotgun sequence genome. Proteins encoded here:
- the naa38 gene encoding N-alpha-acetyltransferase 38, NatC auxiliary subunit isoform X2; protein product: MATIIEENGPSTHDQPEESSSCQARQHLEGLLNKNMRIRMTDGRTLVGLFLCTDRDCNVILGSAQEFLKSTDTFSQGEPRVLGLAMIPGHHVVSIEVEADSLDDAQGFGANH
- the naa38 gene encoding N-alpha-acetyltransferase 38, NatC auxiliary subunit isoform X1; its protein translation is MATIIEENGPSTHTQDQPEESSSCQARQHLEGLLNKNMRIRMTDGRTLVGLFLCTDRDCNVILGSAQEFLKSTDTFSQGEPRVLGLAMIPGHHVVSIEVEADSLDDAQGFGANH